Within Nodosilinea sp. FACHB-141, the genomic segment GCCCACCAGGTTGGCCAACACCCAGGCCGTCAAAAATATAGCCGCCCGTGGCCTAGAGTCGATCGCTCGATTAGAGACGTTCATAGTCGCAGCCCTTGAATAATAGTGTCTAGGTGGGGCTCAAACGCTTCCACCGCCGCTTCGTCCGAAAAAGACCCGCTGGGGTCGCCGCTAATCACCCCAGTGACAAACACATGGACGAGGTTGCCATCGGTAGTCACATAGCCTATCCCCCGGTCAAACAATGCCCCGTTGGGGTGGGTAATGGTGTAGCCGTAGCGCAGCCCTGGCAGCGAACCAATGGCAATGTCTTGCGGCGGTTCGCTGGTAAAGGTGAGAGTCGGGTTACCAGTTTTGCGATCGCTCTCAAGGGCCACGTAGTGATCGGCCACCCAGGCCTGTAAAAACTGCCGTCGAGACTCTTCTGTGACTGGGGCACCGCCTTGGAGATTGGCGTCGTCGAGGGAAAGGCTAAACCGTTCTACAGAGCCAATCAAATCGCCATTGGCTTCCACACACAGCAGCACCTCATTTACACAGGGCTCAACCTGCCAGTTTTCAGGAGCCGAAACCGGCCCTAAAATATCGGCCCAGCCGGTTGCAGGAGCGATCGGTTCGGTGACCACTGCCCCGGTTTCTGGTGGTGGGTTGGGCTGGGGTGCCATCGGCGGCACCTCAGTGCAGGCGATTAAGACATTTGAGACTAAAACTATTCCAGCTAAGGCTGGACGTCGAAGCGAGAGGCTCATGGTGTTTGGAGTTGAGAGCAGTTCTAGCTCGCCGCCGCTGCTTGGTACGGGCGGGGCAAGGCACAGGAGCCAAGGCAACTGGTGATTATTGCCTTCTGACCTGAGACGACACGTCTGAAACGGGCGAGAGCCATACCATCACGGTACTTCCGGGACACAGCGCCATTTCGCACGATGTGACAGAGTTTTGCTGTGCCTGTTCCTATGATCTCCGGTGTTTGAATACTGCTAAGAATGGTTACCAGAACTGAAACGCGCCGATCGCAGACAGCGCCGGCAGTGCCGTTGTCATTCACTCATGGCCCGATGACTACCTCACCGATCCGGCAGGCGATCGCGGCGATCGCTTGGCCTGTGGGGTAACTGTGCCAAACCAATAGAGCTATCCTCAGCCCATCTCACGAATTGCGAAAGCGAAAGGCCAGTAGCGAAGGACGCAGGCAAAGATAAGCAAGAGGGCCAAATAGGGGCACCCAGGCTATTAGCCAAAACAGCTGAGAGTTTGGCGTCAGCCCCCGTCGCGCCATGTCATCTTGCAATAGCGTTGGATAGGGAAACAGCACACAGAACAAAACAAAGGCAATGCTCATGCCGTGGACAAAGCGATTGGTCAAAAACGCTTGAACAAAGCCAGCCCAGTCGCCCCACAAACCAGCAAAAAGCACCAGGGCGATCGCGCTGATGGTCAAAATTACCCCCGTTGCGCGCGAATCGAAAATCGCCAGCCCAAGGTCTTGGTCGCCGCTAAACTCCTGATTTGGTTGACGCAGGGCCAGGTAGGGAATTAGAGCAATCACACCAGTGGCGACCGACCCCAGCATAAACAGCCAGGCTGGGAGCGACTGCATTCTGCCGTCTGGAAAAATTAGACTGCTATAGATCAGCAGCCAAATGCCGACTAGGCTAAACATCGACAGAAGCACGGGGTTGATCGATGGAATCTGCCCGGCCAGGAGCGCTTGGATCGGTTGAAACGCATCGGCTGGCAAAGGGGGTGCAAAAAACAGCACATAAACAATAAAGCCGAGCCAGATCAGCCAGAGCGTCAACGTTCGAATCATGAGTTTGGCCTCGTTTCTTCTGTTTGATTGTTGAGGCCAATGGAGGGCAAAAACACCCACCAAAGATAGATTGATGATCGAAACCAAACGACGGGCAGGTATTGATGCTGAAGGACTTCTGCACCCATACACAATGCCATAGTGCAAAATTTCCTTAGTGCAGGATGGCCAGGACGTTAATCTCAGCTGAGTCAATTGCACCCAGACCACGCCGACCAATCGGCAAAAAACTTTAAGATAAGTAAAGACCTACCTGTCGCTGGGAGCTTAATCCTTTCGTGCAACTTGCTCATCGTCCAACCGATGGTTGGGCTGAACATTCCTCACCAGACCCCATCGTGCTAGACACCCGTGATCTCTCCAAGGTATATGGACGGGGCAAACAGCGGTTTGAAGCGGTGAAGCAGGTCTCTTTAGCCCTGCACCAGGGAGAGGTGCTAGCCTTTTTAGGACCCAACGGTGCCGGCAAGACTACCACTATCAAGATGATTGCTGGCTTAATTCGTCCTACCCAGGGGCAGGTTACCGTGGTCGGAGAAGACCCCCACCGCCAGCCCCGGGCGCTGCGCCACATTGGTGCTGTGCTGGAGGGCAACCGAAATTTGTACTGGCGCCTGACGCCGGAAGAAAATCTGGAATATTTCGGCGTCCTGCGGCAGGTGCCTCGTAAGGTGGCCCATCGTCGGGGACTAGAACTGCTTGCCCGCTTTGGGCTAGAGGAAAAGCGCCAGACCCCGGTGCAAAAGCTCTCGCGCGGGATGCAGCAAAAGGTGGCGATCGCCGTCGCCCTGATCCATAATCCCAAGCTGCTGCTGCTAGATGAACCCACCCTGGGGTTAGACGTGGAGGCCAGCGAAATGGTCAAAGCCCTGGTGCGCCAGATTGCCCAGGAAGGCCGCGCCGTGCTGTTGACCACCCACCAGCTCGACGTGGCCGAAGAACTCTCTGACCGAGTGGCGATCATTCGTCGGGGGCGCATCATTGCCGAGCAGTCTACCGAAGCCTTACTGCGAGAATTTTCTAGCTCCACCTATCACCTGGAGGTGGAAGGCGAGCTTTCCCCCCAACAGATCCACACCGTGACCCAGCTAGGGGCAACGGTGCAGGGAAGGCAAATTATCTACGCTGGCACCCCGGAAAATCTCTACGGGCTGCTGGGGGCGCTGAGCCCTCTGCCGCTAGTTTCGGTGCAGCGCGATCGCGCCGACCTCACCCAGGTATTTCTCAAACTGGTCAAAGACCAACCGGATGATTCTCCATGATCGATCTGCTGCACGCCGAACTCAAGCGCACCTGGATTCAGTTCATCCGCTACCCCACGGAGGTGATCTCAGGAATCGTCATCATCCTGGCTGTCTTCTATGGTCTGTTTACCAGTGCCCAGTACATTGCCGGGCCTGGGTTTGCCTTTGGCGATCGCCTTGATTCGGTGGTCCTCGGCTATGCCATGTGGACTCTGATTATTTCTGTCAACAATGACATTGCCATCAATCTACAGATCGAAGCCGAAACCGGCACCCTAGAGCAGGTTTTTCTCTCTCCCTATGGGGCACCGCGAGTGTTTTTGGCCAGAGCCTTTGCCAGCCTGGCCCTGCGGTTGGTCATTCTGATCGTGGTGTTGCTGCTCTTGATGGGGCTTTCTGGCAGTCGCTTGGCATTCCCTCCCATCTTGCTGCTGCCGCTGACTTCGCTGCTGCTGGCCGGTTATGGCCTGTCTTTTTTGATGGGAGCGGCGGCGCTGGTGTTTAAGCGGGTGCAGCAAGTTTTGGGAATCTTTCAGTTCCTGCTGCTGTTTCTGCTGGCGGCCCCGCTGGAAGAATCGACGGGTCTGATGCAGTATCTGCGGTTTCTGTTGCCCATGCTGCCCAGCACCGGCCTGCTGCGCGACCTCATGGCCCGAAGCCTTGGTCTAGACTGGTTTACCTATGGTCTGGCCCTGCTCAACGGGATCGTCTATTTTGCCCTGGGGCTGCTGGTGTTCCGCTGGGCCGAGGCCACTGCCAAGCAGCGGGGGTCGCTGAGCGGGTACTAGACCAAATCTCAATCGGATAACCCTGGTTCATTCCCTATATGCCGTAGGGGCATTGCATGCAATGCCCCTACAAAGTGGCTAAGGAGCGACTGGGCGAATGGGGCCGT encodes:
- a CDS encoding ABC transporter ATP-binding protein — encoded protein: MQLAHRPTDGWAEHSSPDPIVLDTRDLSKVYGRGKQRFEAVKQVSLALHQGEVLAFLGPNGAGKTTTIKMIAGLIRPTQGQVTVVGEDPHRQPRALRHIGAVLEGNRNLYWRLTPEENLEYFGVLRQVPRKVAHRRGLELLARFGLEEKRQTPVQKLSRGMQQKVAIAVALIHNPKLLLLDEPTLGLDVEASEMVKALVRQIAQEGRAVLLTTHQLDVAEELSDRVAIIRRGRIIAEQSTEALLREFSSSTYHLEVEGELSPQQIHTVTQLGATVQGRQIIYAGTPENLYGLLGALSPLPLVSVQRDRADLTQVFLKLVKDQPDDSP
- a CDS encoding ABC transporter permease, which produces MIDLLHAELKRTWIQFIRYPTEVISGIVIILAVFYGLFTSAQYIAGPGFAFGDRLDSVVLGYAMWTLIISVNNDIAINLQIEAETGTLEQVFLSPYGAPRVFLARAFASLALRLVILIVVLLLLMGLSGSRLAFPPILLLPLTSLLLAGYGLSFLMGAAALVFKRVQQVLGIFQFLLLFLLAAPLEESTGLMQYLRFLLPMLPSTGLLRDLMARSLGLDWFTYGLALLNGIVYFALGLLVFRWAEATAKQRGSLSGY